From the genome of Pseudomonas sp. FP453:
CTTCTTGTCGTCGTTGGAACCAAACATGGAGGACGGCTATCTCAAGGTAGCGACGCGCCAGAGGGGCACGTCGGTAAATAAAATTCGATGCGTAACAGACTGTTTTTTAGCCAGCTCGTTCATGCGCAACATCTTGTAAGGCCTAAATCGGGCCTTAACAGGACTGCCGCAGTGGCCGTCCGTAATTCCGACCAGTATCCTAGCACCTCTTCGCCCGCCGACGCTAAGACCAAGCGGGCAGCCCAACAGGTTTAAAAACGAATGAATGCTCTAGCCCGCCGCGCCGCAGGCCTGCTGTTCAGCACAGTTTGTCTGCCTCTTTCAGCCTTGGCTGCCGATCCACAACCCACCCATGAATTCACCCTGGATAACGGCCTCAAGGTCGTCGTACGCGAAGACCATCGCGCGCCAGTGGTGGTTTCCCAGGTCTGGTACAAGGTCGGTTCAAGCTACGAAACCCCGGGCCAGACCGGTTTGTCCCACGCCCTGGAGCACATGATGTTCAAGGGCAGCGCCAAGGTCGGCCCCGGCGAAGCCTCGCTGATCCTGCGCGACCTCGGCGCCGAAGAAAACGCCTTCACCAGCGACGACTACACAGCCTACTACCAGGTGCTGGCCCGTGATCGCCTGGGCGTGGCCTTCGAGCTCGAAGCCGACCGCATGGCCAGCCTGCGCCTGCCGGCCGACGAGTTCAGCCGCGAAATCGAGGTCATCAAAGAAGAACGCCGCCTGCGCACCGACGACAATCCCATGTCCAAGGCCTACGAGCGCTTCAAGGCCATGGCCTACCCGGCCAGCGGCTACCACACGCCGACCATCGGCTGGATGGCTGACCTGGAGCGCATGAAGGTCGAAGAGCTGCGCCACTGGTACCAAGCCTGGTACGTGCCGAACAACGCTACCCTGGTGGTGGTCGGCGACGTCACCCCGGATGAGGTGAAGACCCTGGCCCAGCGCTACTTCGGCCCGATCCCCAAGCGTGACGTGCCACCGGCCAAGGTCCCGATGGAGCTGGCCGAGCCCGGCGAACGCCTGCTGACCATGAAAGTGCAGACCCAACTGCCCAGCGTGATCCTCGGTTTCAACGTGCCCGGCCTGGTCACCGCCGAAGACAAACGCTCGGTCCAGGCCTTGCGCCTGATCTCCGCCCTGCTGGACGGCGGCTACAGCGCCCGTATCTCCGAGCAGTTGGAGCGCGGAGAAGAACTGGTTTCCGCCGCCTCCACCAACTACGACGCCTACACCCGTGGCGACAGCCTGTTCACCCTCTCGGCCACGCCGAACCAGCAGAAGAAAAAGACCATCGCCCAAGCCGAAGCCGGCCTGTGGCGCCTGCTAGATGAACTCAAGGCCAAGCCACCGACCGCCGCCGAGCTGGAACGCATCCGCGCCCAGGTCATCGCCGGCCTGGTCTACCAGCGTGACTCCATCACCAGCCAGGCCACGGCCATCGGCTCGCTGGAAACCGTCGGCCTGTCCTGGAAGCTGATGGACACCGAGCTTGCCGACCTGCAAAGCGTG
Proteins encoded in this window:
- a CDS encoding pitrilysin family protein translates to MNALARRAAGLLFSTVCLPLSALAADPQPTHEFTLDNGLKVVVREDHRAPVVVSQVWYKVGSSYETPGQTGLSHALEHMMFKGSAKVGPGEASLILRDLGAEENAFTSDDYTAYYQVLARDRLGVAFELEADRMASLRLPADEFSREIEVIKEERRLRTDDNPMSKAYERFKAMAYPASGYHTPTIGWMADLERMKVEELRHWYQAWYVPNNATLVVVGDVTPDEVKTLAQRYFGPIPKRDVPPAKVPMELAEPGERLLTMKVQTQLPSVILGFNVPGLVTAEDKRSVQALRLISALLDGGYSARISEQLERGEELVSAASTNYDAYTRGDSLFTLSATPNQQKKKTIAQAEAGLWRLLDELKAKPPTAAELERIRAQVIAGLVYQRDSITSQATAIGSLETVGLSWKLMDTELADLQSVTPEDIQKAARTYFTRERLSVAHVLPEETAHE